CAGCGTGCTGGAAATTGCCCGGATTTATTCCCACCTACCTGAGAAAGAGAAGCCCAAACGCTCGGTGCTGCTGGTGCTCCAAACCGGGGAGGAACTGGGCCTGCTGGGCTCGGCCTATTTCGCGGCCCGGCCCACGGTGCCCCGGGAGCAAATCGTGGCCGACATTAACACCGATATGCCGACCATCATTGCCCCGCTGCTGTCGGTAGTGCCGCTGGGCGCCCAGCACTCGACGCTGGCCGAGCCCGTCAATAAGGCGGCGGAGTACCTCAAGCTGACGGTAGAAGCTGACCCCGAGCCCGAACAGAACCGCTTTATCCGCTCCGACCAGTACAGCTTCGTGCTCCAGGGCATTCCGGCCTTGCACATCAAGTACGGCAACAAAACTGCCGACGGCAAAAACAACCTGAATCAAACCGTGCAAGCCTGGCGCGCCGCCACCTACCACAAGCCCCAGGACGACCTCAACGGCACCTTCGACTTCGAGGCGGGCAAAAAGTACGTGCAGCTCAACTTTCTCATCGGCTACCAGGTAGCCCAGGCCGAACAGCGCCCCACTTGGAACCCCGGCGACTTTTTCGGCACTCGGTTCGGGCGCAAATAGCCAGGTTGTCGGGTTGCCTGCTTCGTGGTTTACGCTCTCATCGTGAGCCTGCCAGGAACCTTGCGCCCCACCGCGCCTTGCCTCCGACTCACACAAACCCGCCAGCACTTCCTTCCATGCCTTAGTAGACGACCCACCAAGAATTGCCCGGGTCGTCTACCAAGGTACGTATACGACCCTCCAAAAATTATCCAGGTCGTCTATCAGAGTACGTAGATGACCCTCCAACATTTACCTGGGTCGTCTACCACAGCCCACGCCACCACCCAGCGGGGGCAAGCGACCCCGCTCCAGCATTTTCACACCTCCGGCAGGCGGATGCTTTCCAGGTAGGGCATCAGGTTGTGCGAATCCTGGAAGAGGTGAATAAACAGGATGTGCTCCTCGCCCTTGCCCCGCCAGACCTCGGCGTAAAAGTCGCCCAGGGCGTAGAGCTGCAGCTCGAAGCTGTCCTGCCGCCGGTCGGACAAGAAGTGCCCGCTCCGGCGCAGAACGTCGGCTTGCTGGCCCATGGGCAACTGTTTGAAGGAAACTAAACGCATACGAGCAGACACAACCGGCCGGCCCCGGCGTGGGTTCCGGGCCGGGGCACTTCCCCGGAAAGTTCGGCAGCAGCTCGCGGATAACTTCTATTTTTCGCCAGTAATTGCTCCTTTCTCACCCTTAGCTTCCTTGATGAAGACCCTCCGCTTTCCCCACCCGCTCGTGCTGCTGGTTGGATTTATCTTGCTGGCCACGCTGCTGAGCTACGTGCTGCCCGCCGGCGAGTTTGCCCGCCACGCCGACGCCGCTACCGGCCGCGACGTGGTGGTGCCCGGCTCCTACCACCACGTGCCCGCCACGCCGGTTTCCCCGCTGGATGCCATGGTCGACATCCCCAAGGGCATGGCCGATGCCGCCGCCGTCATCTTCTTCGTATTCCTGACTGGTGGGGCCTTCACCGTCATCGACCAGACCGGGGCCCTGCGCCGGGGCGTCGACTGGCTGCTGGGTCGGCTGCGGGGCCAGGAAATGCTGGTCATCCCCATTATCTCCCTACTCTTTGCCACGATGGGGGCGTTGGAAAACATGCAGGAAGAGATTATTCCGCTGGTGCCGGTGCTGCTGGTACTGATGCGCCGGCTGGGTTACCCGGTTATTACGGCTGCGGCCGTCAGCATCGGGGCCGCTGCTGTGGGCGCTTCATTTAGCCCCCTGAACCCCTTTCAGGTTGGCATTGCCCAGAAGCTGGCCCAGTTGCCGCTGCTCTCCGGCGCAGGGTTCCGGCTGGTATTTCTGGGCCTGGCGTTGGTGGTTTGGATTGGGGGCACGATGCGCTACGCGGCTAAAAACCGGGTAATTCCCGAGCTGGGCACTGAAGACGAAGGTACTGCCGCCGGGGCCGGCCGGCACGGCATCGTGCTGCTGCTCCTGTTGCTGACTTTCGCCGTGTTTACCTACGGCGTGCTGAACCTGGGCTGGGAGTTTGAGCAGATGGGCGCATTGTTTTTCGTGCTGGGCGTGCTGGCCGGCCTCATCGGCGGCCTGGGACTCAACGGCACGGCCGATGCCTTTATCGTGGGATTCCGCGACCTGGCTTTTTCCGCCCTGCTCATCGGTTTTGCCCGGGCTATTTTCGTGGTGCTGGAGCAAGGCCATATTGTGGATACCATCGTCAACGGCTTGTCGGCGCCGCTGGCTCAGCTGCCCGTCACGCTCTCGGCCCTGAGCATGATTGGGGTGCATACGGCCCTGCACCTGCCCGTGCCCAGCGTGAGCGGGCAGGCCGTGCTGACCATGCCCATCCTCACACCCCTCTCCGATTTGCTGGGCCTCCCACGCCAGGTCACGGTGCTGGCCTACCAGTACGGGGCCGGGCTTTGTGAGCTCATCACCCCCACCAACGGCGCGCTGGTCGCTATCGTCGCGGCCTGCGGAGTCCGCTTCGACCAGTGGTGGAAATTCGTGCTGCCGCTGTATCTGGCGTTGCTGGCGCTAGCCGCTACTGCCGTCGTTATTGGTGTAGCTATTGGGTTGACGTAGAATCTTCTTTAATACTGGGAGTAATGTTAAGCCATGTGAAGACAAAGCATCATTGCTGCCGCCGAATAGTTATTTTACCAGATAAATACGCAAAGCACTCAGAAAAGAAGATGCTCTCAAAATCTCATGCTACTATTTCACGCGGATCAATGAATAAATACCTCATCTTACTACTGGGTGCTTCGGCGTGGGGCTGTTCAGCAGACAAACAAGAAAGTTATAACCAGTTTAATACAACGCTAACCATAGCAGAAGCCTTACCAACTGGCTATGCCTTCATTGCAGCAGATCATTTGATGATAGGTGGTTCCGTCCAGTTCAAATCAATAATTCCTCTGCTAAGAAATCATAAGAATCTACAGGGCTTGATTATATCTGATCAACAGCAGCTCGATTTCAAAAATGATTTGCAGTACATAAGGGACAGTACAACAATAAAAGATATTGCTATTAACGAATGCACTGTCAGTGATTTCAAATTTCTCTATAGTATAAACGGCCTCAACAAAGTATCATTAGAGAGAAACCAGTTTACCAGAGTTCCTTTGACATTTTTTGAAAACGCAAAACTCAAGGAATTTGAAATAATTGAAGACAGTTCCTTTACCTTCTACCAGGACATCCCTATTAACAGACATCTCGAAGTAATGTCGTTAACGCGCTATTCGGATTCCACCCTGAATCCCAATCTCTACAAATTCAAAAATCTAAAAGTACTTTCTTTACAATGGTCTAATTATTCGTATCCGGACAAGCGTGTACGCAAGCTGACCAAGTTGGAGAATTTTGGCATGTTTGAAACGCCCATACTTAAAAACAGGGACAGAATGAAAGAGCTGGAAAGTTACTTACCTGCTACTTGCTATTTAATGGAATTCCGTCCTCCCATGTAGACTTATTAGTCAGTTTTTTTCAATAACCGTTATATAGCCTTTGATTATTTTACTAGAAAGCCCTTTCCCGTAACAACGAGAAAAGACTTTTCACATCAGGAAGCGCAGCACATTTCATAGGCGGATTGCTTCGCTCGCAAGGACATGAGCTGAGCATTAGCACGTCAAGGTACAGCAGCACACTAAAATCAGCTCAGCCGCAGCTCGTCGGCCTCGAATACACGCTTCACCTTACGCTTTTTTTCCACGAGCTGAAAGCTGGCCCGGTGCTGGGCTTCGTTCCAGTACACGTCCGAAATTAGGCCGCGGTGGGCCGGGCGGCCGGGCTCCGGGTTGGCTTCTTCCACCAGGTCGCCGAAGCTGAACGGGGGCTTGTCGTGGAGCTCCTGGAACAGCTCCCCGCTGACTTTGAACTGCTGCTCGTCGTAGCGCAGCAGAATCCAGTCTTCGGTTTCATCGATTTTCTCGAACAGCTTGCCCATGGGCTCCAGCCACTCGAAGGTGCGGCGGTTGGCGGGGTGAATGTAGCGGAAGCCGAAATCGGGCGTCCAGGAATAAAGGCCGTAGGTGACTGGTTTAGGACGAGCCATGAGTGCGGAGTAAAGATAAAAAACAGCGTACCGGGCCCCGAGTGGCCGATTTGGCCGGGGCAGCCAGCAGCTGATTATAACAGCAAAACTCCGCTATTTATTCCCGCCCGGCAATTTTATGACTAATACTTCAGCCGGTTTTTTCCCAGATTCCCGCCGGAGTACAACCCGTTTTTCTACGGAGGAAAATCCGCCTTTTTCCCTATAACTCCCCGCCATACCCTTGCCGTTCAAGTATTTCTGCTTTGGCCCAGGGAGGGGTCCCAGCAGACTACACCATATAAACAGAGCGGGGAAACAATGAAAAAAGAGGAAATTCACTTAGGTGACTGGCAACGCATTGTCCTGGGCAATGCCCCGGGCGAGTACATGCTCGAAGTGGTCCTGCGGACGCTGATTATCTACGTCGTGCTACTGGTATTCATCCGGCTGCTAGGCAAGCGCATGGGGGCCCAGCTTACCATTACCGAAATGGCCGTGATGCTCACGCTGGGGGCTATTATCGCCGTGCCGGCCCAGATACCCGACCGGGGCCTGCTGCCGGCCTTCGTGCTGCTGGGCACCGTACTGCTGCTGCAGCGAGGGGTAAACTGGCTGGCCCTGAAAAACCGCAAAGTGGAAGTGGTGGTGCAGAGCGACGTGAGTTTGCTGCTGAAAAACGGGGTGCTGAATACTGCTGAAATGAAGAAGATGGACATTTCCCACGAGCAGGTATTTGCCCACCTGCGCTCCAAAGACGTGCTGCACTTAGGCCAGCTTTGCCGGGTGTACCTCGAATCGGGTGGGCACTTCAGCGTATTTCGCTACCCGGAGCCGCAGCCCGGCCTGAGCGTGCTGCCCGATTGGGATGAGCGCCTGCGCGACGAGCAGCAGCAGGAGTCCGGCCTGAGCGCTTGCCTCTACTGCGGCAACGTGCAGCACCAGGTGTCGGCCAAAACCCAGTGCACCAACTGCGGCCACCAGCAGTGGACCTACGCCGTGCAGCCCCAGAGCCTGGTGGAGCAAGAAGCCGAAGCCCGCTAAAGCAAGTATTCTATTCTATTGAAAACGCCCCCGCTCACTGGGCGGGGCTTATCTTCTTTTGCATGAAACCCGAAGAAATTCACCTCACCGACTATATGCGCATACTTCT
Above is a genomic segment from Hymenobacter cellulosivorans containing:
- a CDS encoding YfcC family protein, which gives rise to MKTLRFPHPLVLLVGFILLATLLSYVLPAGEFARHADAATGRDVVVPGSYHHVPATPVSPLDAMVDIPKGMADAAAVIFFVFLTGGAFTVIDQTGALRRGVDWLLGRLRGQEMLVIPIISLLFATMGALENMQEEIIPLVPVLLVLMRRLGYPVITAAAVSIGAAAVGASFSPLNPFQVGIAQKLAQLPLLSGAGFRLVFLGLALVVWIGGTMRYAAKNRVIPELGTEDEGTAAGAGRHGIVLLLLLLTFAVFTYGVLNLGWEFEQMGALFFVLGVLAGLIGGLGLNGTADAFIVGFRDLAFSALLIGFARAIFVVLEQGHIVDTIVNGLSAPLAQLPVTLSALSMIGVHTALHLPVPSVSGQAVLTMPILTPLSDLLGLPRQVTVLAYQYGAGLCELITPTNGALVAIVAACGVRFDQWWKFVLPLYLALLALAATAVVIGVAIGLT
- a CDS encoding DUF6960 family protein, encoding MARPKPVTYGLYSWTPDFGFRYIHPANRRTFEWLEPMGKLFEKIDETEDWILLRYDEQQFKVSGELFQELHDKPPFSFGDLVEEANPEPGRPAHRGLISDVYWNEAQHRASFQLVEKKRKVKRVFEADELRLS
- a CDS encoding DUF421 domain-containing protein; its protein translation is MKKEEIHLGDWQRIVLGNAPGEYMLEVVLRTLIIYVVLLVFIRLLGKRMGAQLTITEMAVMLTLGAIIAVPAQIPDRGLLPAFVLLGTVLLLQRGVNWLALKNRKVEVVVQSDVSLLLKNGVLNTAEMKKMDISHEQVFAHLRSKDVLHLGQLCRVYLESGGHFSVFRYPEPQPGLSVLPDWDERLRDEQQQESGLSACLYCGNVQHQVSAKTQCTNCGHQQWTYAVQPQSLVEQEAEAR